From a region of the Zingiber officinale cultivar Zhangliang chromosome 10B, Zo_v1.1, whole genome shotgun sequence genome:
- the LOC122029621 gene encoding putative HVA22-like protein g, translated as MLIENLTRLLVILFGYAYPAFDCFNMLEQHPGHTRQLQFWCKYWIIVAILTVIEMLGDFLLPMFPMYNQTKLAFLVYLWHPKTEGADAVYDTFMRPLLMQYEPDIEERFRNLRLKFGRLLIYYLKNFTEKGPILFMEVLRYVVSKASSSTEANKSVSSKSRWSFTNKTEETSTKKKREENISIMKKKEENISMKKKEETIPKSQEKQGLERLEEIAEILLATSNEKQRRT; from the exons ATGTTGATCGAGAACTTAACCAGACTCCTTGT GATCTTGTTTGGATATGCTTACCCTGCTTTTGATTGCTTCAATATGCTAGAGCAACATCCAGGCCACACCAGGCAGCTTCAATTCTGGTGCAAGTACTG GATCATTGTGGCGATACTGACTGTGATCGAGATGCTTGGAGATTTTCTTCTTCCAAT GTTTCCAATGTACAACCAAACCAAACTCGCATTCTTGGTCTATTTATGGCATCCGAAAACAGAG GGAGCTGATGCTGTGTATGATACATTCATGCGGCCATTGTTGATGCAGTATGAGCCTGATATTGAAGAGAGGTTCAGAAACCTGAGGCTCAAATTTGGACGGCTACTCATCTACTATCTCAAGAACTTCACCGAGAAAGGGCCGATTTTGTTTATGGAAGTTCTTCGCTATGTCGTTTCTAAGGCATCAAGCAGCACTGAG GCAAATAAAAGTGTATCGTCAAAGAGCCGTTGGTCATTCACTAACAAGACAGAGGAAACatctaccaagaagaagagaGAGGAGAACATATCCATCATGAAGAAGAAAGAGGAGAACATATCCATGAAGAAGAAAGAGGAGACAATCCCGAAGAGTCAGGAGAAACAAGGATTGGAGAGACTAGAGGAGATTGCTGAGATCCTACTTGCCACTAGCAATGAAAAGCAACGGCGAACATAA